In one Accipiter gentilis chromosome 4, bAccGen1.1, whole genome shotgun sequence genomic region, the following are encoded:
- the STEAP4 gene encoding metalloreductase STEAP4 isoform X1 has product MSEVFSMVNVREDFQKHTRKMQPGLNYNKMNKNSSNTMALAPNTSSKRETVCIFGTGDFGRALGHKMMQSGYPVVFGSRSTQTSSLIPKGAEVFSHAEAAQKAAIIIIAIQRQHYNFLISLAEILRGKVLVDVSNNLKINQYPESNAEYLAQLVPGAKVVKAFNTVSAWALQSGTLDASRQVFVCGDDMEAKQMVMAIVRALGLTPVDQGSLLAAQEIENYPLQLFPMWKFPVLLSLGLTAFFFFYCLARDVIYPYVYENKDFSFFIAISIPNRICPILALILLALVYLPGVLAAIIQLYRGTKYHRFPDWLDKWMLCRKQLGLVALAFASLHVLYTLLIPIRFFVRWRISSRIVSQALNNKTEPLNTTNAWLSDSYLALGILGFFLFVLLGITSLPSVSNNVNWREFRFVQSKLGYLTLILCTAHTLVYGGNRFLSPSSYRWYLPNAYMLSLIVPCIVLVVKFVLIFPCLDKPLTRIRQGWERNPQYSEQSNYIINKSAV; this is encoded by the exons ATGAGTGAAGTTTTTAGTATGGTAAATGTTAgagaagattttcaaaagcatactAGGAAAATGCAGCCTGGATTAAACTACAATAAG atgaatAAAAATTCTTCCAACACAATGGCTTTGGCTCCTAACACTTCTAGCAAAAGAGAGACAGTGTGCATATTTGGAACTGGAGATTTTGGAAGAGCTCTGGGGCATAAAATGATGCAGTCCGGCTACCCTGTCGTGTTTGGAAGCCGGAGCACACAGACATCCAGCCTGATTCCCAAGGGTGCAGAGGTGTTCAGCCATGCAGAGGCAGCACAGAAAGCTGCCATCATCATTATCGCAATCCAGAGGCAACATTACAACTTTCTTATATCACTAGCAGAAATTCTGCGTGGGAAAGTCTTGGTGGATGTAAGcaacaacttaaaaataaatcagtatccTGAATCCAATGCAGAGTACCTCGCTCAGCTGGTGCCTGGCGCTAAGGTTGTGAAAGCCTTTAATACCGTGTCGGCCTGGGCCTTGCAGTCGGGCACATTGGATGCAAGCCGGCAG GTGTTTGTTTGTGGAGACGACATGGAAGCTAAACAAATGGTGATGGCCATTGTTCGTGCACTGGGTCTCACTCCAGTAGATCAGGGATCCCTCTTGGCTGCTCAGGAAATAGAAAATTACCCTCTGCAGCTCTTTCCAATGTGGAAGTTTCCCGTCCTTTTGTCCCTTGGCTTAACTGCATTCTTCTTCTTCTACTGTTTGGCTCGTGATGTAATTTACCCTTATGTTTATGAAAACAAagacttttcattttttattgcaATTTCCATTCCAAATCGGATCTGCCCTATATTGGCACTCATCCTTCTTGCCTTGGTTTATCTTCCTGGTGTACTTGCTGCAATTATTCAGTTATACAGAGGTACCAAATACCACCGTTTCCCAGACTGGCTGGACAAATGGATGCTGTGTAGGAAACAACTTGGACTAGTAGCCTTGGCATTTGCTTCTCTACATGTTTTGTACACTCTTCTTATCCCAATTCGCTTCTTCGTAAGATGGAGAATCAGCAGCCGAATCGTCTCCCAG gcactgAACAATAAAACAGAACCACTCAACACCACAAATGCCTGGCTTAGTGATTCTTATTTGGCTTTGGggattttaggattttttttatttgttcttctggGAATAACTTCCTTGCCTTCAGTCAGCAACAATGTCAACTGGCGAGAATTTCGATTTGTACAG TCCAAACTGGGATATCTGACACTGATTTTGTGCACTGCACACACACTGGTTTACGGTGGAAACCGGTTCCTGAGCCCATCGTCATACAGATGGTATCTTCCAAACGCCTATATGCTCTCTCTCATTGTTCCATGCATTGTACTGGTTGTCAAATTTGTGCTGATATTTCCTTGTCTAGACAAACCTCTCACACGAATTCGACAGGGCTGGGAGAGGAATCCCCAATACTCAGAACAGTCAAATTACATTATCAATAAGTCTGCTGTATAA
- the STEAP4 gene encoding metalloreductase STEAP4 isoform X3: MSEVFSMVNVREDFQKHTRKMQPGLNYNKMNKNSSNTMALAPNTSSKRETVCIFGTGDFGRALGHKMMQSGYPVVFGSRSTQTSSLIPKGAEVFSHAEAAQKAAIIIIAIQRQHYNFLISLAEILRGKVLVDVSNNLKINQYPESNAEYLAQLVPGAKVVKAFNTVSAWALQSGTLDASRQVFVCGDDMEAKQMVMAIVRALGLTPVDQGSLLAAQEIENYPLQLFPMWKFPVLLSLGLTAFFFFYCLARDVIYPYVYENKDFSFFIAISIPNRICPILALILLALVYLPGVLAAIIQLYRGTKYHRFPDWLDKWMLCRKQLGLVALAFASLHVLYTLLIPIRFFVRWRISSRIVSQALNNKTEPLNTTNAWLSDSYLALGILGFFLFVLLGITSLPSVSNNVNWREFRFVQLNLRVGV; the protein is encoded by the exons ATGAGTGAAGTTTTTAGTATGGTAAATGTTAgagaagattttcaaaagcatactAGGAAAATGCAGCCTGGATTAAACTACAATAAG atgaatAAAAATTCTTCCAACACAATGGCTTTGGCTCCTAACACTTCTAGCAAAAGAGAGACAGTGTGCATATTTGGAACTGGAGATTTTGGAAGAGCTCTGGGGCATAAAATGATGCAGTCCGGCTACCCTGTCGTGTTTGGAAGCCGGAGCACACAGACATCCAGCCTGATTCCCAAGGGTGCAGAGGTGTTCAGCCATGCAGAGGCAGCACAGAAAGCTGCCATCATCATTATCGCAATCCAGAGGCAACATTACAACTTTCTTATATCACTAGCAGAAATTCTGCGTGGGAAAGTCTTGGTGGATGTAAGcaacaacttaaaaataaatcagtatccTGAATCCAATGCAGAGTACCTCGCTCAGCTGGTGCCTGGCGCTAAGGTTGTGAAAGCCTTTAATACCGTGTCGGCCTGGGCCTTGCAGTCGGGCACATTGGATGCAAGCCGGCAG GTGTTTGTTTGTGGAGACGACATGGAAGCTAAACAAATGGTGATGGCCATTGTTCGTGCACTGGGTCTCACTCCAGTAGATCAGGGATCCCTCTTGGCTGCTCAGGAAATAGAAAATTACCCTCTGCAGCTCTTTCCAATGTGGAAGTTTCCCGTCCTTTTGTCCCTTGGCTTAACTGCATTCTTCTTCTTCTACTGTTTGGCTCGTGATGTAATTTACCCTTATGTTTATGAAAACAAagacttttcattttttattgcaATTTCCATTCCAAATCGGATCTGCCCTATATTGGCACTCATCCTTCTTGCCTTGGTTTATCTTCCTGGTGTACTTGCTGCAATTATTCAGTTATACAGAGGTACCAAATACCACCGTTTCCCAGACTGGCTGGACAAATGGATGCTGTGTAGGAAACAACTTGGACTAGTAGCCTTGGCATTTGCTTCTCTACATGTTTTGTACACTCTTCTTATCCCAATTCGCTTCTTCGTAAGATGGAGAATCAGCAGCCGAATCGTCTCCCAG gcactgAACAATAAAACAGAACCACTCAACACCACAAATGCCTGGCTTAGTGATTCTTATTTGGCTTTGGggattttaggattttttttatttgttcttctggGAATAACTTCCTTGCCTTCAGTCAGCAACAATGTCAACTGGCGAGAATTTCGATTTGTACAG ctgAACCTACGGGTTGGAGTTTAA
- the STEAP4 gene encoding metalloreductase STEAP4 isoform X2 codes for MNKNSSNTMALAPNTSSKRETVCIFGTGDFGRALGHKMMQSGYPVVFGSRSTQTSSLIPKGAEVFSHAEAAQKAAIIIIAIQRQHYNFLISLAEILRGKVLVDVSNNLKINQYPESNAEYLAQLVPGAKVVKAFNTVSAWALQSGTLDASRQVFVCGDDMEAKQMVMAIVRALGLTPVDQGSLLAAQEIENYPLQLFPMWKFPVLLSLGLTAFFFFYCLARDVIYPYVYENKDFSFFIAISIPNRICPILALILLALVYLPGVLAAIIQLYRGTKYHRFPDWLDKWMLCRKQLGLVALAFASLHVLYTLLIPIRFFVRWRISSRIVSQALNNKTEPLNTTNAWLSDSYLALGILGFFLFVLLGITSLPSVSNNVNWREFRFVQSKLGYLTLILCTAHTLVYGGNRFLSPSSYRWYLPNAYMLSLIVPCIVLVVKFVLIFPCLDKPLTRIRQGWERNPQYSEQSNYIINKSAV; via the exons atgaatAAAAATTCTTCCAACACAATGGCTTTGGCTCCTAACACTTCTAGCAAAAGAGAGACAGTGTGCATATTTGGAACTGGAGATTTTGGAAGAGCTCTGGGGCATAAAATGATGCAGTCCGGCTACCCTGTCGTGTTTGGAAGCCGGAGCACACAGACATCCAGCCTGATTCCCAAGGGTGCAGAGGTGTTCAGCCATGCAGAGGCAGCACAGAAAGCTGCCATCATCATTATCGCAATCCAGAGGCAACATTACAACTTTCTTATATCACTAGCAGAAATTCTGCGTGGGAAAGTCTTGGTGGATGTAAGcaacaacttaaaaataaatcagtatccTGAATCCAATGCAGAGTACCTCGCTCAGCTGGTGCCTGGCGCTAAGGTTGTGAAAGCCTTTAATACCGTGTCGGCCTGGGCCTTGCAGTCGGGCACATTGGATGCAAGCCGGCAG GTGTTTGTTTGTGGAGACGACATGGAAGCTAAACAAATGGTGATGGCCATTGTTCGTGCACTGGGTCTCACTCCAGTAGATCAGGGATCCCTCTTGGCTGCTCAGGAAATAGAAAATTACCCTCTGCAGCTCTTTCCAATGTGGAAGTTTCCCGTCCTTTTGTCCCTTGGCTTAACTGCATTCTTCTTCTTCTACTGTTTGGCTCGTGATGTAATTTACCCTTATGTTTATGAAAACAAagacttttcattttttattgcaATTTCCATTCCAAATCGGATCTGCCCTATATTGGCACTCATCCTTCTTGCCTTGGTTTATCTTCCTGGTGTACTTGCTGCAATTATTCAGTTATACAGAGGTACCAAATACCACCGTTTCCCAGACTGGCTGGACAAATGGATGCTGTGTAGGAAACAACTTGGACTAGTAGCCTTGGCATTTGCTTCTCTACATGTTTTGTACACTCTTCTTATCCCAATTCGCTTCTTCGTAAGATGGAGAATCAGCAGCCGAATCGTCTCCCAG gcactgAACAATAAAACAGAACCACTCAACACCACAAATGCCTGGCTTAGTGATTCTTATTTGGCTTTGGggattttaggattttttttatttgttcttctggGAATAACTTCCTTGCCTTCAGTCAGCAACAATGTCAACTGGCGAGAATTTCGATTTGTACAG TCCAAACTGGGATATCTGACACTGATTTTGTGCACTGCACACACACTGGTTTACGGTGGAAACCGGTTCCTGAGCCCATCGTCATACAGATGGTATCTTCCAAACGCCTATATGCTCTCTCTCATTGTTCCATGCATTGTACTGGTTGTCAAATTTGTGCTGATATTTCCTTGTCTAGACAAACCTCTCACACGAATTCGACAGGGCTGGGAGAGGAATCCCCAATACTCAGAACAGTCAAATTACATTATCAATAAGTCTGCTGTATAA
- the SRI gene encoding sorcin isoform X1 yields the protein MAFPGQPVPGGGFYQGGYGGAPGGPAFPGQAQDPLYGYFAAVAGQDGQIDADELQRCLTQSGIAGAYKPFNLETCRLMISMLDRDMSGTLGFNEFKELWAVVNGWKQHFISFDNDRSGTVDRQELEKALMNMGFRLSPQAVTAITRRYSTRGKITFDDYIACCVKLRALTECFRRRDTSQQGFVNFQYDDFIQCVMSI from the exons ATGGCGTttcccgggcagccggtgcccggCGGCGGTTTCTACCAGGGCGGG TATGGAGGAGCTCCAGGAGGGCCAGCATTCCCTGGACAAGCTCAGGATCCTTTGTATGGTTATTTTGCTGCAGTAGCAGGGCAG GATGGACAAATAGATGCTGATGAGCTACAGAGATGTCTCACCCAGTCAGGGATTGCAGGAGCGTATAAAC CTTTCAACTTAGAGACTTGCAGACTCATGATCTCAATGCTGGAT AGGGATATGTCTGGCACACTGGGATTTAATGAGTTTAAAGAACTCTGGGCTGTGGTCAATGGCTGGAAGCAACATTTCATAAGTTTTGACAATGATAGAAGTGGTACAGTGGATCGTCAAGAACTAGAGAAAGCCTTGATGAATATGG gaTTTAGACTGAGCCCACAGGCAGTGACTGCAATCACAAGGCGATACAGCACTCGTGGAAAGATTACATTCGATGATTACATTGCCTGCTGTGTGAAACTGAGAGCTCTCACTG AATGTTTTAGAAGAAGGGATACGTCTCAGCAAGGTTTTGTGAACTTCCAGTATGATGAT ttcataCAGTGTGTTATGAGCATCTGA
- the SRI gene encoding sorcin isoform X2 has product MISMLDRDMSGTLGFNEFKELWAVVNGWKQHFISFDNDRSGTVDRQELEKALMNMGFRLSPQAVTAITRRYSTRGKITFDDYIACCVKLRALTECFRRRDTSQQGFVNFQYDDFIQCVMSI; this is encoded by the exons ATGATCTCAATGCTGGAT AGGGATATGTCTGGCACACTGGGATTTAATGAGTTTAAAGAACTCTGGGCTGTGGTCAATGGCTGGAAGCAACATTTCATAAGTTTTGACAATGATAGAAGTGGTACAGTGGATCGTCAAGAACTAGAGAAAGCCTTGATGAATATGG gaTTTAGACTGAGCCCACAGGCAGTGACTGCAATCACAAGGCGATACAGCACTCGTGGAAAGATTACATTCGATGATTACATTGCCTGCTGTGTGAAACTGAGAGCTCTCACTG AATGTTTTAGAAGAAGGGATACGTCTCAGCAAGGTTTTGTGAACTTCCAGTATGATGAT ttcataCAGTGTGTTATGAGCATCTGA